Proteins from a single region of Burkholderiales bacterium:
- a CDS encoding phosphoribosylglycinamide formyltransferase, with product MALARITVLVSGRGSNLGALLASERAGALKGSITHVISNRPDAGGLALAREHGIATSVIDHRGFASRDAFDAALVAEIDRTEPDLVVLAGFMRVLGRAAVERYSGRLINIHPSLLPAYPGLHTHRRALADGVAMHGCTVHFVTPEVDVGPIIAQSALAVHRDDDEASLAERVLALEHRLLPAAVGWFCEGRLVIDGMRVRVEEPGTVPLRSRPG from the coding sequence GTGGCGCTCGCCCGCATCACCGTCCTCGTCTCGGGCCGCGGGTCGAACCTCGGTGCGCTCTTGGCGTCCGAGCGCGCCGGCGCGCTGAAGGGGAGCATCACCCACGTGATCTCGAACCGCCCGGACGCGGGCGGACTCGCCCTCGCACGCGAGCACGGCATCGCGACCTCGGTGATCGATCACCGCGGCTTCGCGAGCCGCGACGCGTTCGACGCGGCGCTCGTCGCCGAGATCGACCGGACCGAACCCGATCTCGTCGTGCTCGCCGGATTCATGCGCGTGCTCGGACGCGCCGCGGTCGAGCGTTACTCGGGCCGGCTCATCAACATCCATCCGTCGCTCCTGCCCGCGTACCCCGGACTGCACACCCACCGCCGGGCGCTCGCCGACGGCGTCGCGATGCACGGCTGCACCGTGCACTTCGTGACGCCCGAGGTCGACGTCGGACCGATCATCGCGCAGTCCGCGCTCGCGGTGCACCGCGACGACGACGAGGCTTCGCTCGCCGAACGCGTGCTCGCGCTCGAGCACCGGCTCCTGCCCGCGGCGGTCGGCTGGTTCTGCGAGGGCCGGCTCGTCATCGACGGGATGCGCGTGCGCGTTGAGGAGCCGGGCACCGTGCCGCTGCGTTCGCGGCCCGGCTGA
- a CDS encoding DUF3108 domain-containing protein, whose translation MNATTLPAPAARRTAPAASGVHGRVLAIALAASLALHVAATFWPVELPSDPEAIVLSATITELPPPPLPAPAPPAPKPKAKPKPKLSAPPVAAPVEPAPEPEPAAPADAPPVDAAPPREAEPVQAPPALVEETARAELPPAPSMKTLPARVDLTYRVTYGPGIYIGDATYRFEHAANRYTVSTVGEARGLAALVLRGQGRIDVRGLITAQGLQPWELAVERGSRDRREVATFDWESGIATLTGDKTAALELPTFDPLSLMWQFYFVPPTGDEQVFNLVTTRRVMRITVKREGTETVAWPYGDVAAERWHRTSEDGRTESIVWLAPSLRYLPIRMRISHTLRGTLEVELASIRVDDGERGE comes from the coding sequence ATGAACGCCACGACGCTTCCCGCACCGGCCGCACGCCGCACCGCGCCTGCGGCATCGGGCGTGCACGGCCGCGTCCTCGCGATCGCGCTGGCCGCATCGCTCGCCCTGCACGTCGCGGCCACGTTCTGGCCGGTCGAGTTGCCGTCCGACCCGGAAGCGATCGTGCTCTCGGCGACGATCACCGAGTTGCCTCCGCCGCCGCTGCCCGCGCCCGCGCCCCCCGCGCCGAAGCCGAAGGCGAAGCCCAAGCCCAAGCTGTCCGCGCCTCCGGTGGCGGCGCCGGTCGAGCCCGCGCCCGAGCCCGAGCCGGCGGCGCCTGCGGACGCGCCGCCGGTGGACGCGGCGCCGCCGCGCGAGGCCGAGCCCGTGCAGGCCCCGCCCGCGCTCGTCGAGGAGACGGCGCGCGCGGAACTGCCGCCGGCACCCTCGATGAAGACGCTGCCCGCGCGCGTCGATCTCACCTACCGCGTCACCTACGGTCCCGGCATCTACATAGGAGACGCGACCTACCGGTTCGAGCACGCGGCGAACCGCTACACGGTCTCGACCGTCGGCGAGGCGCGCGGGCTCGCCGCGCTCGTGCTGCGCGGACAGGGCCGAATCGACGTGCGCGGCCTCATCACCGCGCAGGGCCTGCAGCCGTGGGAACTCGCGGTCGAGCGCGGCAGCCGCGACCGCCGCGAAGTCGCGACCTTCGACTGGGAATCGGGCATCGCGACGCTCACCGGCGACAAGACCGCGGCGCTCGAGCTGCCGACCTTCGATCCGCTGTCGCTGATGTGGCAGTTCTACTTCGTGCCGCCCACCGGCGACGAACAGGTCTTCAACCTGGTGACGACGCGGCGCGTGATGCGCATCACGGTGAAACGCGAAGGGACCGAGACCGTCGCCTGGCCCTACGGCGACGTCGCCGCGGAGCGCTGGCATCGCACGAGCGAGGACGGCCGCACCGAGTCGATCGTGTGGCTCGCGCCCTCGCTCCGCTACCTGCCGATCAGGATGCGCATCAGCCACACGCTGCGCGGCACGCTCGAGGTCGAACTCGCGTCGATCCGCGTCGACGACGGTGAGCGCGGTGAATAG
- a CDS encoding RsmB/NOP family class I SAM-dependent RNA methyltransferase, producing MGKEDRAEIAEGVYAWLRRKRSTEALAGSHDPRRIALVVLVRDLARSVRDLERALDADEREWLAALKGRLGERQPDIVAAELPDWLWERLGEILGAEGRAAFARGAAERAPLDLRVNALKATRDEVLAQLAQDGIDATPTPWSPWGLRVRGRPMLGQHPWFVDGRLEVQDEGSQLIAFLVAPRRGEMVVDFCAGAGGKTLALGVLMRSQGRLYAFDTVEKRLAAFKPRLARSGLSNVHPQLIAHERDARVKRLAGKVDRVLVDAPCTGTGTLRRNPDLKWRHRPFDVAELAAKQAAILASAATLVKPGGRVVYATCSVLPEENERVVDEFLARHPEFRRGDARAELARAGIGLDTGADLVLSTAKHGCDAFYAAILERAR from the coding sequence ATGGGCAAAGAGGATCGCGCCGAGATCGCCGAGGGCGTGTACGCGTGGCTGCGGCGCAAGCGCTCGACCGAAGCGCTCGCCGGGTCGCACGATCCGCGCCGCATCGCGCTCGTCGTGCTGGTGCGCGACCTCGCCCGCTCGGTGCGCGACCTCGAACGCGCGCTCGATGCCGACGAGCGCGAATGGCTCGCGGCGCTCAAGGGCCGGCTCGGCGAACGGCAGCCCGACATCGTGGCGGCGGAGCTTCCGGACTGGTTGTGGGAACGGCTGGGCGAGATCCTCGGCGCCGAAGGGCGCGCCGCCTTCGCGCGCGGAGCGGCCGAACGCGCGCCGTTGGACCTGCGGGTCAACGCGCTCAAGGCCACGCGCGACGAGGTGCTCGCGCAACTCGCGCAGGACGGCATCGACGCGACGCCGACGCCGTGGTCGCCGTGGGGACTGCGCGTGCGCGGACGCCCGATGCTCGGGCAGCATCCGTGGTTCGTCGACGGACGGCTCGAGGTGCAGGACGAGGGGAGCCAGCTCATCGCGTTCCTCGTCGCGCCACGGCGCGGCGAGATGGTGGTGGATTTCTGCGCCGGCGCCGGCGGGAAGACGCTCGCGCTCGGCGTGCTGATGCGCTCGCAGGGCCGGCTCTACGCGTTCGACACGGTCGAGAAGCGCCTCGCCGCCTTCAAGCCGCGGCTCGCGCGCTCGGGCCTGTCGAACGTGCATCCGCAACTGATCGCGCACGAGCGCGACGCGCGCGTGAAGCGCCTCGCGGGCAAGGTCGACCGCGTGCTCGTCGACGCCCCGTGCACCGGCACCGGGACGCTGCGCCGCAATCCGGACCTCAAGTGGCGCCACCGTCCGTTCGACGTCGCCGAACTGGCCGCGAAGCAGGCCGCGATCCTCGCCTCCGCCGCGACGCTCGTGAAGCCGGGCGGGCGCGTGGTCTACGCGACCTGCAGCGTGCTGCCGGAGGAGAACGAGCGCGTCGTCGACGAATTCCTCGCGCGCCACCCGGAGTTCCGCCGCGGCGATGCGCGCGCCGAACTCGCGCGCGCCGGCATCGGCCTCGACACCGGCGCGGATCTCGTGCTGTCGACCGCGAAGCACGGCTGCGACGCGTTCTACGCCGCGATCCTCGAGCGCGCGCGATAA
- a CDS encoding mechanosensitive ion channel yields MTSIAFDRLVAALESPRGALQLGALAACVALAWLADHLVSTRFGRDTDRRGGRIALGAFPLALLALVLLVRAGFKPSGPTHVLDLAIPLVVALAVIRLLVYVMRRLFANAPWVKSSERAIAFAIWAILALHYLGVTAEVNEMLERIVVPLGKQNVSVFAIGQGFLVVLVAVATTLWLSSFVEKRLMALEFDINARVVLSKFLRAFFVVVGVLISLPAIGVDLTLLSVFGGALGVGIGLGLQKLASNYIAGFTILLDKSIRVGDTITVDGRQGRIVRVTSRYVVVRSNDGIDAIVPNETLVTTTVLNHPVRDERIRIVTPVLVAHGTDVARALSILVEAALAEPRVLREPGRAPDAYATGVGEMGTSIELAVWIADPQNGQVNLRSSILARALSEFAAAGFPSPTRFRDLRPESPPGGAPAIPPGS; encoded by the coding sequence ATGACGTCCATCGCCTTCGACCGCCTGGTCGCCGCCCTCGAGTCGCCGAGGGGCGCGCTTCAACTGGGCGCGCTCGCCGCCTGCGTCGCGCTCGCCTGGCTCGCCGATCACCTGGTCTCGACCCGCTTCGGCCGCGACACCGACCGGCGCGGCGGGCGGATCGCGCTCGGCGCCTTCCCGCTCGCGCTGCTCGCGCTCGTGCTGCTCGTGCGGGCCGGATTCAAGCCCTCGGGCCCCACGCACGTGCTCGACCTCGCGATCCCGCTGGTCGTCGCGCTCGCGGTGATCCGCCTGCTCGTCTACGTGATGCGGCGGCTCTTCGCCAACGCCCCGTGGGTCAAGTCCTCGGAACGGGCGATCGCGTTCGCCATCTGGGCGATCTTGGCGCTGCACTACCTCGGCGTCACCGCCGAGGTGAACGAGATGCTCGAGCGCATCGTCGTGCCGCTCGGCAAGCAGAACGTCTCGGTGTTCGCCATCGGCCAGGGATTCCTGGTCGTGCTGGTCGCCGTGGCGACGACGCTGTGGCTGTCGAGCTTCGTCGAGAAGCGGCTGATGGCGCTCGAGTTCGACATCAACGCGCGCGTCGTGCTGTCGAAGTTCCTGCGCGCGTTCTTCGTCGTCGTCGGCGTGCTGATCTCGCTGCCCGCCATCGGGGTCGATCTCACGCTGCTGTCGGTGTTCGGCGGCGCGCTCGGCGTCGGCATCGGCCTCGGACTGCAGAAGCTCGCGTCGAACTACATCGCCGGCTTCACGATCCTGCTCGACAAGTCGATCCGGGTCGGCGACACGATCACGGTCGACGGGCGCCAGGGCAGGATCGTCCGCGTCACCTCGCGCTACGTGGTGGTGCGCTCGAACGACGGCATCGACGCGATCGTGCCCAACGAGACGCTCGTGACCACGACGGTGCTGAACCACCCGGTGCGCGACGAACGCATCCGGATCGTCACGCCGGTGCTGGTCGCGCACGGCACGGACGTCGCGCGCGCGCTGTCGATCCTCGTCGAAGCGGCGCTCGCCGAGCCGCGCGTGCTCCGCGAGCCGGGGCGCGCCCCCGACGCGTACGCGACCGGGGTCGGCGAGATGGGCACCTCGATCGAGCTGGCCGTCTGGATCGCCGACCCGCAGAACGGCCAGGTCAACCTGCGCAGCTCGATCCTCGCCCGCGCGCTCTCCGAGTTCGCAGCGGCGGGATTCCCCAGTCCCACGCGGTTTCGCGATCTGCGCCCCGAGTCGCCCCCGGGGGGCGCTCCGGCAATCCCGCCTGGATCCTGA
- a CDS encoding fatty acid desaturase translates to MIDFDAVLTFLARGLIDLPWWGYVVVALVLTHITIASVTIFLHRCQAHRALDLHPAVSHFFRFWLWLTTGMVTKEWAAIHRKHHAKVETADDPHSPMTRGLSTVLWRGAELYRDEAKNAATMTQYGHGTPDDWLERNVYARYSWQGVGLMLAIDLMLFGAPGATIWAVQMAWIPFFAAGVVNGVGHYWGYRNYATADTSTNLGPIGILIGGEELHNNHHAYGTSAKFSAQWYEFDLGWAYIRTLSALGLAKVRRLAPKLRLDSAKPHADHATLQAVITHRYHVATSYARSLKAACRAELESLRERARHVELPSAGRLKRWLIDPEALPEGERARLADLAKHSRVIEKMVAMRSELSSLWARSTESSEQLLARLQDWCHRAEASGIPPLAQFSLQLKRYA, encoded by the coding sequence ATGATCGATTTCGACGCCGTCCTGACCTTCCTCGCCCGCGGCCTGATCGACCTGCCCTGGTGGGGCTACGTCGTCGTCGCGCTGGTCCTGACGCACATCACGATCGCGTCGGTCACGATCTTCCTGCACCGCTGCCAGGCGCACCGCGCGCTCGACCTCCACCCGGCGGTGTCGCACTTCTTCCGCTTCTGGCTGTGGCTCACCACCGGCATGGTCACCAAGGAGTGGGCCGCGATCCACCGCAAGCACCACGCGAAGGTCGAGACCGCCGACGATCCGCACAGCCCGATGACGCGCGGCCTGTCGACCGTGCTGTGGCGCGGGGCCGAACTCTACCGCGACGAGGCGAAGAACGCGGCCACGATGACGCAGTACGGGCACGGCACGCCCGACGACTGGCTCGAGCGCAACGTCTACGCGCGGTACTCGTGGCAGGGCGTCGGCCTGATGCTCGCGATCGACCTCATGCTCTTCGGCGCGCCCGGCGCGACGATCTGGGCGGTGCAGATGGCGTGGATCCCTTTCTTCGCCGCAGGCGTCGTCAACGGCGTCGGCCACTACTGGGGCTACCGCAACTACGCCACCGCCGACACGTCGACCAACCTGGGCCCGATCGGCATCCTGATCGGCGGCGAGGAACTGCACAACAACCACCACGCGTACGGCACGTCGGCCAAGTTCTCGGCGCAGTGGTACGAGTTCGACCTGGGCTGGGCCTACATCCGCACGCTCTCGGCGCTCGGGCTCGCGAAGGTTCGCCGCCTCGCCCCGAAGCTCAGGCTGGACTCGGCGAAGCCGCACGCCGACCACGCGACGCTGCAGGCGGTGATCACCCACCGCTACCACGTGGCGACGAGCTACGCGCGGTCGCTCAAGGCCGCGTGCCGCGCCGAACTCGAATCGCTGCGCGAGCGGGCACGCCACGTCGAACTGCCGAGCGCCGGCCGGCTCAAGCGCTGGCTGATCGACCCCGAGGCGCTGCCGGAGGGCGAGCGCGCCCGGCTCGCGGACCTCGCGAAACACAGCCGCGTGATCGAGAAGATGGTCGCGATGCGCTCCGAACTCTCGTCCTTGTGGGCGCGCTCGACCGAGTCGTCCGAGCAACTGCTCGCGCGCCTGCAGGACTGGTGCCATCGCGCGGAGGCGTCGGGCATCCCGCCGCTCGCGCAATTCTCGCTGCAGCTCAAGCGCTACGCCTGA
- the rpmG gene encoding 50S ribosomal protein L33 produces the protein MREKIKLESSAGTGHFYTTTKNKKTMPEKMVIKKFDPVARKHVDYKETKIK, from the coding sequence ATGCGCGAGAAGATCAAGCTCGAGTCGTCGGCCGGGACCGGCCACTTCTACACGACGACCAAGAACAAGAAGACGATGCCGGAGAAGATGGTGATCAAGAAGTTCGATCCGGTCGCCCGCAAGCACGTCGACTACAAGGAAACGAAGATCAAGTAG
- the rpmB gene encoding 50S ribosomal protein L28, translating into MARVCQVTGKAPMTGHHVSHANNKTRRRFLPNLQRRRFWVESENRWVSLRLTTHALRTIDKNGIDAVLADLRARGERV; encoded by the coding sequence ATGGCTCGAGTCTGCCAGGTGACCGGGAAGGCCCCGATGACGGGCCACCACGTGTCCCACGCCAACAACAAGACGCGCCGGCGCTTCCTGCCCAACCTGCAGCGTCGCCGGTTCTGGGTCGAGAGCGAGAACCGCTGGGTGAGCCTGCGGCTCACCACCCACGCGCTGCGCACCATCGACAAGAACGGCATCGACGCGGTGCTCGCGGACCTGCGGGCCCGCGGCGAGCGCGTCTGA
- the radC gene encoding DNA repair protein RadC codes for METTRPQHDERPRERLAARGVASLTDAELVAVVLGTGARGASALEVARTLIEARGGLRGLANAPAAALASSRGVGAAKAAKLAAGLEIARRVLRAEIAQGDVLTSPDAVRDYLKLRLSPETVEVFLGLFLDSQHRLIAAEELARGTLAQTSVYPREVVKAALRREAAAVIFAHNHPSGVAEPSRADELLTQSLRNALTLVDVRTLDHLVVAGPHVTSFAERGLL; via the coding sequence ATGGAGACGACCCGGCCGCAGCACGACGAACGCCCCCGCGAACGCCTCGCCGCGCGCGGCGTGGCGAGCCTCACCGATGCCGAACTGGTGGCGGTGGTGCTCGGCACCGGAGCGCGGGGCGCGTCGGCGCTGGAAGTCGCGCGCACGCTCATCGAAGCACGGGGCGGCCTGCGCGGTCTCGCGAACGCGCCGGCGGCGGCGCTCGCGTCCTCGCGCGGCGTCGGCGCCGCGAAGGCCGCCAAGCTCGCCGCCGGCCTCGAGATCGCGCGGCGCGTCCTGCGCGCCGAGATCGCGCAGGGCGACGTGCTCACCTCGCCCGACGCGGTGCGCGACTACCTGAAGCTTCGCCTCTCGCCGGAGACGGTCGAGGTGTTTCTCGGCCTGTTCCTCGACAGCCAGCACCGGCTGATCGCCGCGGAGGAACTCGCCCGCGGCACGCTCGCGCAGACGAGCGTCTACCCGCGCGAGGTGGTCAAGGCCGCGCTGCGGCGCGAGGCGGCGGCGGTGATCTTCGCGCACAACCACCCGTCGGGCGTCGCCGAGCCTTCGCGGGCCGACGAACTCCTCACCCAGTCGCTGCGCAACGCGCTCACGCTGGTCGACGTGCGCACGCTCGACCACCTGGTCGTCGCCGGCCCGCACGTGACCTCGTTCGCCGAGCGCGGGCTGCTGTGA
- the coaBC gene encoding bifunctional phosphopantothenoylcysteine decarboxylase/phosphopantothenate--cysteine ligase CoaBC, which translates to MADPPRPAAPTPLARIVLGVTGGIAAYKAAELARLFVKAGVAVDVVMTDAATRFVTPMTFQALTGRPVATDLWHSGASNAMDHIELSRGADLVVVAPASADFIAKLAQGRADDLLSTLCLARECPLAVAPAMNVQMWFHPATQRNVAQVRADGIAILGPGSGEQACGEVGDGRMLEAQSIYDAVLASRVPKVLAGRRVLVTAGPTFEAIDPVRGITNTSSGKMGFAIARAAAEAGGTVTLVAGPTPLPTPAGVERIDVTSAAAMADAVFARTAKCDVFVAVAAVADYRPVQAHARKIKKKAEAMTLELEPTVDILATVAAKRNAPFCVGFAAESHDVVRYGEEKRKRKKLALLVANRAQDAMGADENEVTILDDRGAHPLPRMGKLALAHRLVGEIAARLPKR; encoded by the coding sequence ATGGCCGATCCCCCGCGCCCCGCCGCTCCCACGCCGCTCGCCCGCATCGTGCTCGGCGTGACCGGCGGCATCGCCGCGTACAAGGCCGCGGAACTCGCGCGCCTGTTCGTCAAGGCCGGCGTCGCGGTCGACGTCGTGATGACCGACGCCGCGACGCGCTTCGTCACGCCGATGACCTTCCAGGCGTTGACCGGCCGCCCGGTCGCGACCGACCTGTGGCACTCGGGCGCGTCGAACGCGATGGACCACATCGAACTTTCGCGCGGCGCCGACCTCGTCGTCGTCGCGCCCGCGTCCGCGGACTTCATCGCGAAGCTCGCGCAGGGCCGCGCCGACGACCTGCTGTCGACGCTCTGCCTCGCCCGCGAATGCCCGCTCGCGGTCGCGCCCGCGATGAACGTGCAGATGTGGTTCCACCCCGCCACGCAGCGCAACGTCGCGCAGGTCCGCGCCGACGGCATCGCCATTCTCGGTCCCGGCTCGGGCGAGCAGGCCTGCGGCGAGGTCGGCGACGGCCGGATGCTCGAAGCGCAGTCGATCTACGACGCGGTGCTCGCGTCCCGCGTCCCCAAGGTCCTCGCCGGCCGGCGCGTGCTCGTGACGGCCGGTCCGACGTTCGAGGCGATCGACCCGGTGCGCGGCATCACCAACACCAGCAGCGGCAAGATGGGCTTCGCGATCGCGCGTGCGGCCGCCGAGGCGGGCGGTACCGTCACGCTCGTCGCCGGTCCGACTCCGCTCCCGACGCCCGCGGGCGTCGAGCGCATCGATGTGACGAGCGCCGCGGCGATGGCCGACGCCGTGTTCGCGCGCACGGCGAAGTGCGACGTGTTCGTCGCGGTCGCGGCGGTGGCGGACTATCGTCCGGTGCAGGCGCATGCGCGCAAGATCAAGAAGAAGGCCGAAGCGATGACGCTCGAACTCGAGCCCACCGTCGACATCCTCGCCACCGTCGCGGCGAAGCGCAACGCGCCGTTCTGCGTCGGCTTCGCGGCGGAGAGCCACGACGTCGTCCGCTACGGCGAGGAGAAGCGCAAGCGCAAGAAGCTCGCGCTGCTCGTGGCCAACCGCGCGCAGGACGCGATGGGCGCCGACGAGAACGAGGTGACGATCCTCGACGACCGCGGCGCGCACCCGCTGCCGCGGATGGGCAAGCTCGCGCTCGCGCACCGCCTCGTCGGCGAGATCGCGGCGCGGCTGCCGAAGCGATGA
- the dut gene encoding dUTP diphosphatase, with protein MRVDVRILDARVRDALPAYATTGSAGMDLRACIDAPISLSPGDVELVPTGIAIHVGDPGYAALILPRSGLGHKHGIVLGNLVGLIDSDYQGPLMVSCWNRGREPFTLNPLDRLAQLVIVPVARAAFHVVDGFEASTRAEGGFGSTGR; from the coding sequence CTGCGCGTCGATGTCCGCATCCTCGACGCGCGCGTCCGCGACGCGCTCCCCGCCTACGCGACGACCGGCTCCGCGGGGATGGATCTGCGCGCCTGCATCGATGCGCCGATCTCGCTATCGCCCGGCGACGTCGAACTCGTGCCCACCGGCATCGCGATCCACGTGGGCGATCCGGGCTACGCCGCGCTGATCCTGCCGCGCTCCGGATTGGGCCACAAGCACGGCATCGTGCTCGGCAACCTCGTCGGACTCATCGACTCGGACTACCAGGGCCCGCTGATGGTGAGTTGCTGGAACCGCGGGCGCGAACCGTTCACGCTGAATCCGCTCGACCGGCTCGCGCAACTCGTGATCGTGCCGGTCGCGCGGGCGGCGTTCCACGTCGTCGACGGCTTCGAGGCGTCGACGCGCGCGGAAGGCGGGTTCGGGAGTACCGGGCGGTAG
- a CDS encoding radical SAM protein has translation MKILFSNPPWWTDERVVAGADGGSVRLYGAGVRAGSRWPFTYYLDAPPGLFRFGQYLPYPFFMGYAATFAERMTGGDVVFRDSIALRESYDDYIGFLRSRHFDFIVIESASPSWEHDRSLITTISSECPGTRIIVAGPIASQADEILKDLPVHACVRGEYEKGVVRAVNGEQGKIEFDMLTVDEMNAAPFPYFDRTYAHRYWDGNPKGSIAPQAQVWSSRGCPYKCIFCVWPATMTGNDPDGLGKRSVRHYTPEYMEAFLFELVANYQYRMIYFDDDTFNLGDRHVERMCAVMRRVGVPWSAMCRADTIRPELWREMKDSGCFGVKIGFESGNQYVIDNIVNKRLNLEAARETVATIKKTGMSVHGTFTYGLPGETVEQMQDTKRYIATLGLDTLQESGCAEIEGTPLHTLAKEHTLKKYSGARLTDDYLRERDGRIKFERLSTSIQAGPERKEG, from the coding sequence GTGAAGATCCTGTTCAGCAACCCGCCCTGGTGGACCGATGAGCGCGTTGTCGCCGGCGCGGACGGTGGTTCCGTCCGCCTCTACGGTGCCGGAGTTCGCGCGGGCTCTCGTTGGCCGTTCACCTATTACCTGGATGCTCCACCAGGTCTATTTCGCTTTGGCCAGTACCTGCCGTATCCGTTCTTCATGGGATACGCGGCGACTTTTGCCGAGCGGATGACCGGCGGCGACGTGGTGTTTCGCGACAGTATCGCGCTCCGTGAATCGTATGACGACTACATTGGATTTCTTCGATCTCGGCACTTCGATTTCATCGTCATCGAGTCCGCGTCGCCCAGCTGGGAACACGACAGGAGTCTGATAACGACGATCAGCTCGGAGTGTCCTGGAACGCGAATCATCGTCGCGGGTCCGATCGCATCGCAGGCGGACGAAATCCTGAAGGATCTTCCAGTGCATGCGTGCGTCCGTGGCGAGTACGAGAAGGGAGTGGTCCGCGCGGTGAATGGCGAACAAGGCAAGATCGAGTTCGACATGCTCACTGTCGACGAGATGAACGCGGCGCCGTTCCCGTACTTCGACAGGACCTATGCGCACCGCTACTGGGACGGAAATCCGAAGGGAAGCATCGCGCCTCAGGCGCAGGTGTGGAGCAGTCGAGGCTGCCCCTACAAGTGCATATTCTGCGTTTGGCCAGCGACCATGACCGGCAACGACCCGGATGGCCTGGGCAAGCGATCTGTTCGGCACTACACGCCTGAGTACATGGAGGCGTTCCTGTTCGAACTCGTGGCGAACTACCAGTACAGGATGATTTATTTCGACGACGATACGTTCAACCTGGGAGATCGCCATGTTGAGCGGATGTGTGCCGTCATGCGACGGGTAGGCGTTCCCTGGTCGGCGATGTGCCGCGCGGATACGATTCGTCCGGAGCTCTGGAGGGAGATGAAGGATAGCGGGTGCTTCGGGGTGAAGATCGGATTCGAGAGCGGGAATCAGTACGTGATCGACAACATCGTCAACAAGCGGCTGAATCTCGAAGCTGCCCGGGAGACCGTGGCGACGATCAAGAAGACCGGCATGTCGGTACATGGCACGTTCACCTACGGACTCCCTGGCGAAACGGTGGAGCAGATGCAGGATACGAAGCGCTACATCGCCACGTTGGGGCTCGACACCTTGCAGGAATCAGGTTGCGCGGAGATTGAGGGGACGCCCCTGCACACGCTCGCAAAGGAGCACACGCTGAAAAAGTACTCGGGCGCCCGATTGACGGACGACTATCTGCGCGAGCGCGATGGCCGGATCAAATTCGAACGTTTGTCGACATCGATCCAGGCCGGACCCGAGAGAAAGGAAGGGTAG